One window of the Carnobacterium maltaromaticum DSM 20342 genome contains the following:
- a CDS encoding 5-bromo-4-chloroindolyl phosphate hydrolysis family protein, with translation MNHLFKNIFGILRYTLTSVFCVLAFLVFILFFKVSFGPAVLATFILGGLLFSVTGLKKQSKSTDKKATIDESLHRLTEDKETFYKEAGMSKEETQFFRETMNTAKNQILVLEQNLKQVSKLKAIEARNNTIHLTQALFKDITNEPRRLHEVDKFLYVHLPSLVDLTGKYNEINNHEIKNKTTFETLEKSASTIDEMCQLIAVDYAAFKADDLAEMDLEIELAKQAIERDNEEQEEQ, from the coding sequence ATGAACCATTTATTCAAGAATATCTTTGGTATTCTCCGTTATACGTTGACTAGCGTCTTTTGTGTTTTGGCGTTCCTTGTCTTTATCTTGTTTTTCAAGGTTAGTTTTGGACCGGCTGTTTTAGCCACTTTTATTCTAGGCGGTCTTTTATTTAGTGTTACAGGCCTTAAAAAACAAAGTAAATCTACTGACAAAAAAGCTACAATTGATGAGTCTCTTCATCGCTTAACAGAAGACAAAGAAACCTTTTATAAAGAAGCAGGCATGTCGAAAGAGGAAACTCAGTTTTTCCGTGAAACAATGAATACTGCTAAAAATCAAATTCTAGTTTTAGAACAAAATCTTAAACAAGTCTCAAAACTAAAAGCAATTGAAGCACGTAATAATACGATTCACTTAACTCAGGCTCTATTTAAAGATATTACTAATGAACCGCGCCGTTTACATGAAGTGGATAAATTTTTATACGTACATTTGCCTTCTCTAGTTGATTTAACTGGAAAATACAATGAAATCAACAACCATGAGATTAAAAATAAAACAACTTTCGAAACATTAGAAAAAAGTGCCAGTACTATTGATGAAATGTGTCAGCTGATTGCTGTTGATTACGCAGCTTTTAAAGCAGATGACTTAGCAGAAATGGATTTAGAGATTGAGCTTGCCAAACAGGCCATTGAACGAGATAATGAAGAACAAGAAGAACAATGA
- the macP gene encoding cell wall synthase accessory phosphoprotein MacP — MTRTELKRAKEQEEKERKKRDKERLRVEKEYQKQLEKEGHITKSRMIENEKSRETGRFLTKAIVIVTLLLAVVLAIVFLI, encoded by the coding sequence ATGACGCGTACGGAACTTAAACGTGCGAAAGAACAAGAAGAAAAAGAACGTAAAAAACGAGATAAAGAACGTTTAAGAGTAGAAAAAGAGTATCAAAAACAGTTAGAAAAAGAAGGACATATCACGAAAAGTCGTATGATTGAAAATGAGAAAAGCCGTGAAACAGGTCGCTTTTTAACCAAAGCAATTGTGATTGTGACACTTTTATTAGCTGTTGTCTTAGCGATTGTCTTTTTAATTTAA
- a CDS encoding WXG100 family type VII secretion target, whose protein sequence is MVQIKLTPDELEASATKYTAGASDVREVLGRLTAEQDNISQNWDGTAFEKFEQQFIELSGKVNEFADLLDQINTQLNQVATTIRDTDAEIASKLGFQG, encoded by the coding sequence ATGGTACAAATTAAATTAACTCCAGATGAGTTAGAAGCATCAGCAACAAAATACACAGCAGGGGCATCAGATGTACGCGAAGTTTTAGGTCGATTGACTGCAGAACAAGATAACATCAGCCAAAATTGGGATGGTACAGCTTTCGAGAAATTTGAGCAACAGTTTATTGAATTAAGTGGTAAAGTGAACGAATTTGCTGACTTATTAGATCAAATCAATACTCAGTTAAATCAAGTTGCTACAACTATCAGAGATACAGATGCTGAGATTGCAAGCAAATTAGGTTTCCAAGGGTAA
- a CDS encoding cysteine hydrolase family protein, producing the protein MKALLSIDYTNDFVATDGALTTGVAGQNIESDLVSLTEKFIEAGDLVVFAIDAHDSKDNYHPENKLFPPHNLIGTTGRLLYGELASLYERKQREKNVYWIDKRHYSAFSGTDLDIRLRERGITELYLSGVCTDICVLHTAVDAYNLGYSIVISEKTVASFDEVGHKWALNHFKNTLGATII; encoded by the coding sequence ATGAAGGCATTACTTTCGATTGATTACACGAATGATTTTGTGGCAACGGATGGGGCACTAACAACAGGAGTTGCTGGTCAGAACATTGAATCTGATTTAGTTTCTTTAACAGAAAAATTTATTGAGGCTGGAGATCTTGTTGTTTTTGCAATTGATGCACATGATAGCAAAGATAATTATCATCCTGAAAATAAATTATTCCCACCACACAATTTAATTGGTACAACAGGCCGATTGTTATATGGAGAATTGGCTTCTTTATATGAAAGAAAACAACGAGAAAAGAATGTCTATTGGATTGACAAGCGTCATTATTCAGCTTTTAGCGGGACTGATTTAGATATTCGTCTTCGTGAACGTGGAATCACGGAACTTTATTTAAGTGGTGTCTGTACAGATATTTGTGTCCTCCACACGGCAGTTGATGCCTATAATTTAGGTTACAGTATTGTGATTTCGGAAAAGACAGTGGCTAGTTTTGATGAAGTTGGACATAAATGGGCACTAAACCATTTTAAAAATACATTAGGTGCAACAATCATATAA
- a CDS encoding NUDIX hydrolase, which yields MDFEEKTIKREHIYQGAIIDLFLDDVLLPNGKEAKREIIKHPGAVAIAAFTNDDKMIFVKQYRKALEKVIMEIPAGKIDGTDTEPMDAAKRELEEETGYRAQSFSHETSFYTAPGFADEIIHLYRAEGLTQVENPLPQDEDEFLELVELSFEEAWAAYENQEMCDAKTTCALLLWKLRRVAESGANN from the coding sequence ATGGATTTTGAAGAAAAAACAATCAAACGTGAACATATTTATCAAGGAGCGATTATTGATCTTTTTTTAGATGACGTTTTGTTACCCAATGGAAAAGAAGCAAAACGTGAGATTATTAAACATCCTGGCGCAGTCGCAATTGCAGCTTTTACCAACGATGATAAAATGATTTTTGTTAAACAATACCGCAAAGCACTAGAAAAAGTCATTATGGAGATTCCTGCCGGTAAAATTGATGGGACAGATACAGAACCTATGGATGCTGCAAAGCGTGAATTGGAAGAAGAAACAGGCTATCGAGCACAAAGTTTTTCTCATGAAACGTCTTTCTACACAGCGCCAGGGTTTGCTGACGAAATCATCCATCTTTATCGTGCAGAAGGATTAACCCAAGTCGAGAATCCATTGCCACAAGATGAGGATGAATTTTTAGAATTAGTGGAATTAAGTTTTGAAGAAGCTTGGGCAGCCTATGAAAATCAAGAAATGTGTGATGCTAAAACAACTTGTGCATTACTGTTGTGGAAATTACGACGTGTTGCTGAAAGTGGGGCCAATAACTAG
- the esaA gene encoding type VII secretion protein EsaA: MLVIALGFSLTYMGLFTNSKADKEYEEQVAKMRIALVNEDVGTEFEGMTYSLGENYVKKIEKDANQNWYVVSRSIAESGLANDTYNLMIVVPSNFSSNTFSLNETAPEKAEISYKINANGNKDVENEAVKIAKNTIAELNKSLVDVYVSSILENLYTAQKNVGTVIGNQIEKIDIYGNTVYTPLEGYTSQFSTIQSAGDQSIKGIDQHKSVLTNYLESVVAYGTNQSDFDKNLQALITDQEKNQIDYLHFTESVAKHNTELGSEETQALYDQLVLQNSLIGAEFVKSEDTLVSQINGAESYISDVKSNILAQKAEVERQFAEDKLVLTRKIERQLKDQFGIGNDKISIQQLLDLDSNGQKLRDDLRTIKKQERDRINLVSNKISSLIYLNEASIVNSSLLDENTRGPMEENLKKIKGYIGYRLNSNFTRVIGSDEERLENDPEIYPYAEGNTVKQGNYQDLSNQKVEINAIEKNARYEQIIFETSGTISDYSILSSLTGSLTIPVEIKVTSATIQTSSGDVPIPEDKLESLFNPEQPLKIEEVLDLNRIGNIFALQIGYQLKDKDPIAGLDLPFDLVKLANQEISLTLTPYIEVWGGPIIIDPPNSQQPNTSIPGTPIINTIKIGFPDKSLTEDFDKTTYINLLNQYNTSTYQNGLLTGEYAQEYVAILTELNDLFGPLNDENKLDNLDKPRQASRLYNELINDTNSFNIFDILVRLMIVEPIEIYESYLTDFTEYEASADDMELKVATLDEKIVTTTETAGKLNEEVENQLKNLSAWQKTMNELEREEGTTDSLTKGEHSTTKQIQSELQSLMTISEGLKKNSESNIEDLKSVNAVFDAFNEDALAIQNSGLKVTKNTKDLMNAFQTQVDDTDNFSKTFNQVLKNGQQNGVINNQFVDFLAAPVKEKDNGRISSGDAYYPYLIIVALFITAVFTAYVLDLKVWQAKQVNNFETEDNLFIRNLPIVLFGLIAAIIEGIVIALISFNMQQMSPDVQLNWILVVVLVQIVFVLLASYLLRQFKMLGMFANLFLFAAYLLLTEAVGKALDTEAALYQIRNYSPLNSAESLLGNIANQVPNTFSNLFGFIILIPIVLILNLVVWFPKKAEVTEETPPDEN, from the coding sequence GTGTTAGTTATTGCCCTAGGTTTTTCACTAACGTATATGGGATTGTTTACAAATTCTAAAGCAGATAAAGAGTATGAAGAGCAAGTTGCTAAAATGCGGATTGCTTTAGTCAATGAGGATGTCGGAACTGAATTTGAAGGAATGACTTATTCATTAGGCGAAAATTATGTGAAAAAAATAGAAAAAGACGCGAATCAAAATTGGTATGTTGTCAGCCGTAGTATAGCTGAAAGTGGTTTAGCCAATGATACTTATAATTTGATGATTGTCGTTCCGAGCAATTTTTCTAGTAATACCTTTAGCTTAAATGAGACCGCACCGGAAAAAGCAGAGATTAGCTATAAGATTAATGCGAACGGTAACAAAGATGTTGAAAATGAAGCGGTCAAAATAGCTAAAAATACAATTGCGGAGCTAAATAAATCTTTAGTAGACGTTTACGTGTCATCAATTTTAGAAAATTTATACACAGCACAAAAAAATGTTGGAACAGTGATTGGCAACCAAATTGAAAAAATTGATATTTATGGAAATACAGTCTATACGCCATTAGAAGGCTATACGAGTCAGTTTTCAACGATTCAAAGTGCTGGAGATCAATCGATTAAAGGCATTGATCAGCACAAATCTGTTTTAACTAATTATTTAGAGTCAGTAGTCGCTTATGGCACAAATCAAAGTGACTTCGATAAAAATTTACAAGCCTTGATTACAGACCAAGAAAAAAATCAAATTGATTATTTACATTTTACTGAGTCGGTAGCAAAACACAACACTGAGCTTGGTAGTGAAGAAACACAAGCTTTATATGACCAATTGGTCTTGCAAAATTCACTTATAGGTGCCGAATTTGTTAAAAGTGAAGATACTTTAGTGAGCCAAATTAATGGTGCTGAAAGCTATATCTCTGATGTGAAATCCAATATCTTAGCACAAAAAGCTGAGGTGGAACGTCAATTTGCAGAAGATAAATTAGTCTTAACAAGAAAAATTGAAAGACAACTAAAAGACCAATTTGGCATTGGTAATGACAAGATAAGTATTCAGCAATTATTAGACCTTGATTCAAATGGTCAAAAATTAAGAGATGATTTACGTACAATAAAAAAACAAGAACGAGATCGTATCAATTTAGTATCCAATAAAATTTCTTCGTTAATCTATTTAAATGAAGCATCGATTGTGAATAGTTCTTTATTGGATGAAAATACTAGAGGCCCTATGGAAGAGAATCTGAAAAAGATTAAAGGCTATATAGGGTATAGATTAAATTCTAATTTTACACGAGTGATTGGTTCAGATGAGGAACGATTAGAAAATGATCCGGAAATTTATCCTTATGCTGAAGGGAATACAGTTAAGCAAGGGAATTACCAAGACCTTTCCAATCAGAAAGTAGAAATTAATGCAATTGAAAAGAATGCTAGGTATGAACAAATAATTTTTGAAACAAGTGGGACTATTTCAGATTATAGTATTCTATCTAGTTTAACTGGAAGTTTAACCATTCCTGTTGAAATTAAGGTAACAAGTGCAACCATTCAAACATCTAGTGGAGATGTTCCAATTCCAGAAGATAAGTTAGAAAGTCTATTTAATCCAGAACAACCTTTAAAAATTGAAGAGGTTCTTGATTTAAACAGGATAGGAAATATTTTTGCACTTCAAATTGGGTATCAGCTGAAAGATAAAGATCCGATTGCTGGACTTGATCTACCATTTGATTTAGTAAAATTAGCCAATCAAGAAATTTCGTTAACGTTAACGCCATACATTGAAGTTTGGGGTGGTCCAATTATTATTGATCCACCAAATTCACAACAACCAAATACCTCAATTCCAGGCACACCCATCATAAATACAATTAAAATTGGTTTTCCAGATAAGAGCTTAACAGAGGATTTTGATAAAACGACCTATATTAACTTGCTAAATCAATATAATACCAGCACTTATCAAAACGGCCTTTTAACCGGTGAATATGCTCAGGAATACGTGGCTATTTTAACCGAATTAAACGATTTATTTGGACCCTTAAATGACGAAAACAAGTTAGATAACCTAGATAAACCTCGTCAAGCTTCACGTTTATATAATGAGTTAATCAATGATACAAATAGCTTTAATATTTTTGATATTTTAGTTCGCTTAATGATTGTTGAGCCGATTGAAATTTATGAAAGCTATTTAACAGACTTCACAGAATATGAAGCTTCTGCTGATGATATGGAATTAAAAGTGGCTACATTAGATGAAAAAATTGTGACGACAACTGAAACAGCTGGCAAGCTCAATGAAGAAGTTGAAAATCAATTGAAAAATCTAAGCGCTTGGCAAAAAACAATGAATGAATTGGAACGCGAAGAGGGAACGACAGATAGTCTAACCAAAGGCGAACACTCAACTACGAAGCAAATTCAATCTGAACTACAAAGTTTAATGACAATCAGTGAGGGATTGAAGAAAAATTCAGAGTCTAATATTGAAGATTTGAAATCAGTTAATGCTGTTTTTGATGCGTTTAATGAGGACGCTTTGGCAATTCAAAATAGTGGCTTGAAAGTGACTAAAAATACCAAAGACCTGATGAATGCTTTCCAAACGCAAGTTGATGATACGGACAATTTCTCTAAGACATTTAACCAAGTCTTAAAGAACGGTCAACAAAATGGCGTGATTAATAATCAGTTTGTCGACTTTTTAGCCGCTCCAGTCAAGGAGAAGGACAATGGGCGTATTTCAAGTGGTGATGCATATTATCCGTACTTGATTATTGTAGCGTTGTTTATCACCGCCGTTTTTACTGCCTATGTTCTAGATTTAAAAGTCTGGCAAGCAAAACAAGTCAATAATTTTGAGACAGAGGACAATCTCTTTATTCGAAATTTACCAATTGTATTATTTGGTTTAATAGCCGCAATAATTGAAGGTATTGTGATTGCACTGATTAGTTTCAATATGCAGCAAATGAGTCCTGATGTGCAATTAAATTGGATTTTAGTTGTAGTTCTTGTACAAATTGTCTTTGTGCTATTGGCGAGTTATTTATTGCGTCAATTTAAGATGCTGGGCATGTTTGCGAACTTATTCTTGTTCGCAGCTTATCTACTGTTAACCGAAGCAGTCGGGAAAGCCTTAGATACTGAAGCTGCGCTTTATCAAATTCGGAACTACTCTCCACTAAACTCAGCAGAATCATTGCTAGGCAATATTGCCAACCAAGTACCGAATACTTTTTCAAATTTATTTGGCTTTATTATTTTGATACCAATTGTACTGATTTTAAACTTAGTTGTTTGGTTTCCCAAAAAAGCCGAAGTGACAGAGGAAACACCACCAGATGAAAATTAG
- a CDS encoding EsaB/YukD family protein gives MDQKYHINITVSYQDLPGKDLDLRVSTHQTVKSFIMDLDQTLHIQRAQADIYQLKVVNKGLLLADNQKLYRYPVTTGDHIIIY, from the coding sequence ATGGATCAAAAATACCATATTAATATTACTGTTAGTTACCAAGATTTACCTGGGAAAGACCTCGATTTAAGAGTGTCTACTCATCAAACAGTCAAAAGCTTTATTATGGATTTGGATCAGACACTCCATATTCAACGAGCACAAGCCGATATTTATCAGCTGAAAGTGGTCAATAAAGGACTATTATTAGCTGACAATCAAAAACTTTACCGTTATCCAGTTACGACTGGCGATCATATTATTATCTATTAA
- a CDS encoding 5'-methylthioadenosine/adenosylhomocysteine nucleosidase has translation MKIGIIGAMEEEILLLKSKMSNKKEWTEAKADFIEGQIGEVEVVLVRCGIGKVNAALTTTLLLAKHDIDLIVNTGSAGGIGAGLHVGDVVIASEMAYHDVDATVFGYSIGQVPQMPARYIANRGTIEKTITAAKKTGLTPVKGLIVTSDSFIASQAQTDVILSNFPDALASEMEGAAIAQVCYQFDVPFVIIRAMSDVADEEAGVSFDEFIIEAGKKSAEMVLELVASLA, from the coding sequence ATGAAAATTGGAATTATTGGAGCAATGGAGGAAGAAATTCTATTGCTGAAAAGTAAAATGAGCAACAAAAAAGAATGGACTGAAGCAAAGGCCGATTTTATTGAGGGACAGATTGGCGAGGTAGAGGTTGTTTTAGTTCGTTGTGGGATTGGTAAAGTCAATGCGGCATTAACAACAACTTTACTATTAGCGAAACATGATATTGATTTAATTGTAAATACTGGATCAGCCGGTGGTATTGGAGCGGGATTGCATGTTGGAGATGTCGTGATTGCCTCAGAAATGGCTTATCATGACGTTGATGCTACTGTTTTTGGATATAGCATTGGACAAGTGCCACAAATGCCAGCTCGTTACATTGCTAATCGAGGTACAATTGAAAAAACAATAACAGCAGCTAAAAAAACGGGTTTAACACCAGTCAAAGGATTAATTGTAACTAGTGATTCATTTATTGCTAGTCAGGCTCAAACCGATGTAATTCTAAGTAATTTTCCAGATGCACTAGCTTCTGAAATGGAAGGAGCGGCAATTGCTCAAGTTTGTTATCAATTTGATGTACCTTTTGTGATTATTCGTGCGATGTCAGATGTTGCGGATGAAGAAGCGGGAGTAAGTTTTGATGAATTCATCATTGAAGCAGGGAAAAAATCAGCTGAAATGGTTTTAGAGCTAGTTGCGAGTTTAGCTTAA